A stretch of DNA from Malus sylvestris chromosome 9, drMalSylv7.2, whole genome shotgun sequence:
TGAATAAATATTCCCCCTCTCTCGTCTGCCCTAAAAGATGAGCTCTTCGGAACCGCCCAAGCCTCCCGCTGatgggaagaaaagaaaatcaatattCTCATCAGCTGAAGGGGAAAGCAAACTTCAAAAACTCTCTTCGGAACCGCCCAAGTCTCCCGCTGATGggatgaaaagaaaatcaaaattcTCTTCAGCTCATGGGGAAAGCAAACTTCAAAAACTCTCAAGTAAGTAGTGGATCCTATTTCAAAACACTAAAAGTCTCCATCTTTTCAGCCTTTTGGGATTTTAATGCTtgtgttcttttatttttgttttttttagtttctTCTGGTGATGGTGGCAGCAGCGTTCATCAAGCAGCTAAAGCTAAAGGTCAGATCttgttttccatcttttgtttcAAAGTTGTCATTTTTAATGCATGGGGCTTCTGATTCTATATGTTTCAACTTGTTTTTGGAATATAGTGTTGTGTGATCTCCAAAAAAGTTGGcacctttttcattttttcttcttgtttccagtttcttgctttattttattttattttccttaaACCCCTATATGAAATTGAGAGATTCTTATCATATTTCTTCCAAAGTTGTTAGACAAAAACTAAAACGAAAATGTTTCATCTTTCCGGGCGTTTTGGGAttttaaatatgttttttttttaattttttttaatagttttttccGGTGATGGCAGCAGGTTAAGTTGTGAAGTTTATTTCGTTTTCAACCGATCTGTTACCAAACCTTATTTGTTGTTATTAGGgatcgaggaggagaaggaggctGTTGATGAAAAAACAACTGAACAGGCTGATGATGAGGAAACACAAGAGGATCGTGCTGATGAGGAACCAGAGGAGGATGAGCCAGACGAGGTCCTTGTGCTAAATGACCCTGATCGCTGGCCAGAGAGGCGTCCGGTGGGTTCACCAGATTCCGACGAGATGCTGGGCGATGATGGATATGACGATTGAGTGATGATTTACCCCTTACAAATTCATGATGAAAGTTAATATGTTTAAGACTAAAAGTTTAGTTCCGCGTACTTAACATGCTAGCTACTTATATAGTTAATTATCCACTCATAGTTAAGTACTCTTGGCCTCTGGTTGGACCAGATCAGAGAGATTTATGGAGCTTCTTTATGCTACTGATGAAATGAAGACCCAacttataattaattaaattttcttCAAGACTTAATTATAATTATGCTACATACTTAATTTTTCACTAATTATAATGATGATTGTGTTGGTTGCCATCTAATCAAAGACtaaaaatctaatttttcaCTAACATTGGTAACAACTAACATGGTAAGGTATGCTATTATCGTGTCATTCCATgctaataatacaaaaatatatacatgACCTTGTATCAGGGTTGGGGTTGAGATTTTAGAGGTCTTGTGCAAGACTTAAATGGGGATCCTTATCAGTACCAGCGCTTGACAACTCTACCAAGAAAGCATtgtgacacacacacacacacacacacacacacacacacacacacacacacacttatatatataaaggtttTTAGAATTTGGGGGCCCCAAAAAATGGGGGACACTAGGTGATCGCACACTTTGCACGCTTCAAGGTCGGCCCTGCCTTGTATCATTGACATAAAACGTTGGTGTATTAGTATAATGGGACTAAATAAGTTGTTTTCGTATCATAGACGAGCAAAATTAGGGGGGCACATTTTAATGGGTATATTGACCAACCGATATAAATTGGGTtgagttgggttgggttgggttttaaATATTAGAACTTATTTTCGAGTAAAAACCTAACTCACTAGAATCACTATAATTTTTAAACTTACTAGTATATTGAATAGATATATTCACAAAATTTAGTAACTTTTAAATGCACTTGTATATTAATACTTGCTTTGACTAGTGAAATTTATTATTAACATATAGTGATTCTTTAACATTAAATTCACATAATTTGGGCCTAATTGATGTAATTGTTGATTATTTGTCGCTCAAACTCatattagagcatctccaatcaTGCTAAAAGTTACTTTAGAAGTTCCCTAAAAAATACTCCAATCATACTCTCTAGTTTAGGGaatcattttttattctttgaaaTTTAAGATCTCCTACGAGAATTCCGAATTCCTAtctttggtggtggatagcgaGTGTAACTgaagataaaaaaatttcaaatcctCTCTGAAATTTAGCTACAAGCTTATTTAAGGAGCTCATTAAAGATGCACTTATGCATAAGAAAGAAACCAATTAGCCCAACCAGGGAAACACATCATACCCAAAACCGCCAAAACAATGGTTTGCCCATTTTAATAGGTAGCAATGAGCTTGAAGAATTCCAATCCGAGCCCATTGAGTTGGCCTATGGGTTGAAGTTCAACCCGACCAATCCAACTCTTATCCAtccctaagaccatctccaatggtgacctaaaatctaaaaatatttagcccagaaaatttaggttttagcccagaaacagcttttctactccaaactttttggcttaaaattttagcccgagattatcaaagaatgaattaaggctaattttttttaaaaacaaatttacgttgactatcctaaattaattatatgaacattttaacctaaaaatatttaaattcaaataaattttgaaaaatcactaaatcaatacatgaaaatcatgataaaccatataaacttaatacaaatgacatttaataaaccacataaacttaatacaaatgacaattaataaaccacataaacttaaaaaaaaaaagacaattaataaaccacataaacttaatataaTCGAAAActcataaacttaataatgatatctaccatcttgacttggtgatggacttgggtgatagtcttgagatgaatcgtgatcttgaaatatactccttGTGGCATTCCTTCGTAAAATGTCATTTTGCTTACCACGTAAGTATATCTTCATCTCTAGAGTGTTGGTTGCCATCTAATCAAAGACTAAAAGTTTAGCTTTCTTGCTACTTAGCACTAATTATAATTATGTTACATACTTAATTATCAggctgcacacacacacacacacacacacacacacacacacacagatatatatgtatacattctATCTATCTGCCTATGTCCGCATGAATTAACCACACGAGCTCCTTTGCAGCTTATTATTATTTCTGCTAAAGCAAGAGTACTCTTACTTCAGATGTGTTGCATGTGTTTGCAAGTCCCTCCCCCGGCCCCCGGCCCCCGTATGCGTATAGTGTTGGTGGTCTCCTATATATTTACTTGtaattctttttcttgtttcccTGCCCTTGTCTCCTAGTTGGAGTCTAATCGAATTACATTGTTTACCATGTTTAAAACGAGATTCTAATAATTGATTAAGGATCTTTTGATATTTTGttacttgtttaatttttttcctatatgaATTTGTAGGGTTTCTAGGGTTATGTTAGATTATAACTAGGTCATGTCGCCATTAGGTTTGCAATCAATTGATATTATTATCCATAAACTTTGGAGTTTACTCTATTTTTCGGTGAATTCCAAATTACAGGCGACTTCAGCTTATTTGGTAATGGATTCTAGCGTGAGGATTTTTGCTCAATATCACTTGTTGTGTATCCCGCTGCGTGAGGTgcgcttgtttttttttttttttctctgttttttttttatcttaaataAAAAGTAAGCCCAATTTGGTTACTTTAGCATCCATGGTCCAACTTTGACCGATCGCTGTACGTCTTATGGAAATTAGACAGACCCCTTGGAATTTGgaaagaggaaaaagtaagCTAGCTAGGTTAAGGATTCCCCAACTCATGAAATAATTAGTACTCAGAACCCAGCAAactgaactctctctctctccgagaAGGGGATTGTTGAAATTTTCCGGCTCACTGGAGTATTGAAAGGGGTTTACATATATGtatgaagtttttttgttttggtttttttactGATGTCAATTATATAAGATGACCAGTGACCACACATGGAAAACCCAAAGAAATTAACGTCACCTATATATAAAGATCTCAAGAACATTGTAGCAAAATCTTAGAATTATCTGTGCATAGGTGCGATGTCGCCTGCCACTCTTCTCCTCGCCATTGGCTTGGTGTGACTATTCAAACACAAATGAAATCTCTTTGATTTCTATCGACGATTACAGTTCGCGCGCATTTCAGTTCCCAATTCAAGCTCAAACGATGAACACCTACATCGCGGtttcatcatttcagattgagatTGTGGCTGActtggatttttattttatttatgttcttgttttgtattattttttttattttgggtcTTAACACATAATTGGTTAAATGGAAAGGACAAATATGTTGTATCAACCCGTTCTAGGATTTACGGAACAAAaagggtatttttgtattttcactaagtttgggggatattttccttttttaaaatgatttttgggtcttaaatgtgtgcccaaggggcccaccccctGTTTTATCCCGGTTCCCATcccattttccttctttttctgatttttataactctctttctctccttcaGCTTTCTCCCCTCTTTTCTCACTCTCGAGCTCACCTCTATCTCGGACTCTTTCCCGATCGACACCCGCACACACACCCATAGATACAAACGCACGCAGGCCACCAACCTTTTCTCTGTACTCCTTCACCCTTCGGAGAGCCTCTCCCATACCTCTTGTTCCTCCTCTCCCTCTGCGAGTAAAAGACTAAGACTACCCATCGATTTCTCCAGCAAGTTCCTCATCCTTCCGATTTGGGTAAGCGTCAAAACACTCCAAATGCTTCTCTTTTCATCCTATAATTCCTTTCTGGCCATGTTGTTGTGTTTTGGACGTCAACATACGAAGAAACAACTCGGAGGGTGTTCTTCCAGTTTTATCGGCTAGTCCGACGGCTTTCGAGGCTTTTTTCGGTCAAACCATGATGagttagacgtcgtgtgaggtaccattctcttcgtctcgtcaagaacTATGATTTCcgttttttgaatcactcgatttcgctGAGTATTTAcaaagttatgaacatttaaagtttgtCCAATTTTCTAGTCGAAATCCGGCCTTCTTCCCCGAAGTGTAATAGGCTCCCAAGCCCAACCTTTCAAACCAGGCCCTTTGGGCCTTATCACATTAGGGCCTTTGGCTCGTTAAAACCCAACCCATATAATTATTCTATTTGTTTTCTGAAATTCAAAGTCATGTGGGCCAGGctcttaagcccaaacccattaGAAACCTTTAAACCCTAAGCCCTTTAAACCTTTTAAACTCATAccctttttaattattaaacccCAAAGCCCTTTGAGgtcaaaaccctaaaccctaaaccctaaccggCCAAAACCCTTTATGGGGAATATtctgttagggaatattctattgacttttacaaaattttacCGGGATcattcttagggtaattcgacgtcctgaatccgtttccGACGTCTGtattcccaaattcaattgttataatagagttttattaattggaccctttatgtgcttaggtgcatatATTGTGACGTTTCCGTGATTactagtttgcgtggctcttcggcagctaagtatctgtgagtggaccccttctaaaatgcatattttaatagtagaaatgcatacatggaaaagcatgatttagcaattatgttttatgaagcgctttgagataacatgcttattgaggctattttgaattattactatttttcctataacccgtattcttatagaatatctaatggatgacgatatga
This window harbors:
- the LOC126581976 gene encoding uncharacterized protein LOC126581976 encodes the protein MSSSEPPKPPADGKKRKSIFSSAEGESKLQKLSSEPPKSPADGMKRKSKFSSAHGESKLQKLSISSGDGGSSVHQAAKAKGIEEEKEAVDEKTTEQADDEETQEDRADEEPEEDEPDEVLVLNDPDRWPERRPVGSPDSDEMLGDDGYDD